A stretch of the Arvicola amphibius chromosome 8, mArvAmp1.2, whole genome shotgun sequence genome encodes the following:
- the LOC119821815 gene encoding vomeronasal type-1 receptor 4-like, whose amino-acid sequence MFPSNTILGGFLVSQLCVGVIGNSLLFMLYVYSFLVRSRFRRPIDPIFMHLVFVNMLTVIFAMISYIMSSFGVRHFLDDVGCKAVLYVFRVTRGLSICTTSILSTFQAITIIPSNSKWAWLKPKLSTWTCCSFLFSWLINLLIYVHIIETVVAKINHTDVGDGYYHVYCKRILPYYIAQEFFLSGILIGDILFMAIMMLTSFYMVTLLYKHRQGAQYLRSPSLTSQQSPELRATHSILLLVSCFVIFYWLNNFITLYGLYTHERLPTLGVIIVIVSSFYPTFCPFLLMSNNKIILQFISSLSVLRITCFQRIFGG is encoded by the coding sequence ATGTTTCCAAGCAACACCATCTTGGGGGGGTTCCTCGTATCCCAGCTCTGTGTGGGTGTCATAGGGAACTCACTGCTCTTCATGCTGTATGTGTACAGCTTCTTAGTCAGATCCCGCTTTAGAAGACCTATTGATCCCATTTTCATGCACCTGGTATTTGTCAACATGTTGACAGTCATATTTGCTATGATATCATATATCATGTCATCCTTTGGAGTCAGACACTTTCTGGATGATGTCGGCTGTAAGGCAGTTTTATATGTGTTCAGAGTCACCCGGGGTTTGTCCATCTGCACTACCTCCATTCTAAGCACGTTTCAAGCCATCACCATCATTCCCAGTAACtctaagtgggcatggcttaAGCCTAAACTCTCTACATGGACGTGTTgctccttcctgttttcctggCTCATCAACCTGCTCATATATGTGCACATCATTGAGACTGTGGTAGCTAAAATCAATCACACTGATGTTGGTGATGGATATTATCATGTTTACTGTAAAAGAATACTACCATATTACATTGCTCAAGAATTTTTCCTGAGTGGTATCTTAATAGGAGACATTCTCTTTATGGCCATCATGATGTTGACCAGTTTCTATATGGTGACTCTCCTTTACAAACACCGCCAGGGAGCCCAGTATCTCCGTAGCCCAAGCCTCACCAGCCAGCAATCTCCTGAGCTCCGAGCCACTCACAGCATCTTGTTGCTGGTGAGCTGTTTTGTGATCTTTTATTGGTTGAACAATTTCATCACCCTTTATGGGTTGTATACACATGAAAGATTACCAACATTGGGGGTAATTATTGTAATTGTGTCGTCATTCTACCCTACTTTCTGCCCATTTTTACTAAtgagcaataataaaataattttgcagtttatttcttctttatcagTACTGAGAATTACCtgttttcaaagaatatttgGTGGATGA